In Cygnus atratus isolate AKBS03 ecotype Queensland, Australia unplaced genomic scaffold, CAtr_DNAZoo_HiC_assembly HiC_scaffold_456, whole genome shotgun sequence, the genomic window AGGAGCGCCACAGGCACGGTGGCATGCAAGCCGTGCTCTTATCTGTGTTGCTGCGCTGGCAGTTCTGGTTCAGCATTGGAGTTCTTGTCCTTTTCTTCTGGTACCTCTGGTGGCTTCTTAGAAGGATCCGAGagcctgacagcagcagtgaggaggaGAGCTCCAGTAGCGAAGAAGATGAGAGCTCCAGTAGcgaagaagaggaggaagagcaagaaagacCACGACCAAACCCCAATAATGCAGACTGATCTGGCTGATTATGTAAGTCAGCGCATCTACTGGCCACTTCCAAATCCAATCATCAGATGCTATcaggtggtggaggtggtggaagACCTCCTGAATGTCTACAGCTCGGTCTTTCAAGAGACTTTCTTTCCGGAGCTGCAGTCAGCCATCGGAGTGGGCAGTGCCTTTGAAGGTTGGAGTCCCCGTGAGAATGACACTGTCTACCGCCTACTTATGCCCATGACGGCCCCCCGTGGGCACTCCTTCCACCTGGAGCTGGGCAATGAGGACGATATGCTGGCGAGGAACTCCTCTATCCGTGTCGAGCTGGAGTGCACGTGCGCGAGGGAGCAGGCCTTTGAGgacatgctgtgcttcctccaccaTTCTGAGGATGAGCTGAAAAATCAGGAGCCGAGCCTCCTAGACACCCTCTGCACCGACTCCTACCTAGATGCGGAGAAGACTGCAAGGTGGTTCCAGAACTTCGTGAAAACAGCCTGGGTGGTTATGCCTCAGTCGCACATTTACAATGTAAAAGTGCTACCTTCCAGCCGCTCCTGCAAGTTCCAGATGACAAATGCTACCAAGAGAAACCTCACCATTGAGATAATATTTGGGGTTCAGCAAGGCAATTCAGACATCTTCCTGAGCAGCCAGAGGACGGAGGCCATCTTTACCCGCAGCACAACATggccacagagctgtgctgttgCAGAGAGGAAGTTCTTCCAGCACATAAACGCCGAAGCCTGGTTCTACAGCTTACACCTCAAGTGCATGCAGATCTGCGCCCGTATGCTGGTGGGCACAAGCATTTCCACTTATGTCATCAAGACTGTTGTCATGCACCTCCTGACCACCATCTCCTTGGAAATGTGGCACAGGGAGGATTTTCTGCTGCGGCTGGATGATATCATTCGGTACCTGCACTGCTGCCTGGAAGAGAAACGCCTCAACCACTTCTTCTTTGGCAACGAGATGGTGCCCGATGTGATTGTCCTGCCACCAGCCTTCCAATTTTCTGGCCCAGTCAACCTTT contains:
- the LOC118250412 gene encoding LOW QUALITY PROTEIN: inositol 1,4,5-trisphosphate receptor-interacting protein-like 1 (The sequence of the model RefSeq protein was modified relative to this genomic sequence to represent the inferred CDS: deleted 1 base in 1 codon), translated to KVGDELDADTNEPIQQRAEMLQERMMQLLLEIEKRDQERHSSGSALEFLSFSSGTSGGFLEGSESLTAAVRRRAPVAKKMRAPVAKKRRKSKKDHDQTPIMQTDLADYVSQRIYWPLPNPIIRCYQVVEVVEDLLNVYSSVFQETFFPELQSAIGVGSAFEGWSPRENDTVYRLLMPMTAPRGHSFHLELGNEDDMLARNSSIRVELECTCAREQAFEDMLCFLHHSEDELKNQEPSLLDTLCTDSYLDAEKTARWFQNFVKTAWVVMPQSHIYNVKVLPSSRSCKFQMTNATKRNLTIEIIFGVQQGNSDIFLSSQRTEAIFTRSTTWPQSCAVAERKFFQHINAEAWFYSLHLKCMQICARMLVGTSISTYVIKTVVMHLLTTISLEMWHREDFLLRLDDIIRYLHCCLEEKRLNHFFFGNEMVPDVIVLPPAFQFSGPVNLFEHLEQDTHAYTHALEEFQELRNRLTRLMIYGR